The Elusimicrobiota bacterium genome includes a region encoding these proteins:
- a CDS encoding dicarboxylate/amino acid:cation symporter: MRHSGLTGRILLGLALGLPVGWYLGADAAVLGEIGKVVIQAIKLAAAPLLVFTIIGAVLTTEVSAKDGARMGFFCAVNAVLALGIGLLLSNVLKPGLHLTAAGGANGEALAAAAGKKLGLAAFLGNFVPPSLVQPLADNAIFPLVVLSLAFGLALRKLKNMGEDVSSVEKAVATLRRAMEVLLSWIIQAVPLAVFGVVASSIGKYGVDPLKGLAAYVGVGLLGLILHPLIVYQSWLVAYVRMPLGRFWREAREPVVYAAGANSSLATLPVTLKALDGLGVSKSSSTLGACVGTNLNNDGIILYEAMAVLFVAQAHGLHLTMGQQLSAAFSCLIAAMGIAGIPEAGFISLSLVLATVGLPVELLPLLLTVDWILARARSVVNVLGDMMISILIDRAAGRRFT; the protein is encoded by the coding sequence ATGCGACATTCCGGTCTCACCGGGCGCATCCTCCTGGGATTGGCCCTCGGCCTGCCCGTCGGCTGGTATCTCGGCGCCGACGCCGCGGTCCTGGGCGAGATCGGCAAGGTCGTCATCCAGGCGATCAAGCTCGCCGCCGCCCCCCTGCTGGTGTTCACCATCATCGGGGCCGTCCTGACCACCGAGGTCAGCGCCAAGGACGGCGCGCGCATGGGCTTCTTCTGCGCCGTCAACGCCGTGCTCGCGCTCGGCATCGGGCTGCTGCTGTCGAACGTCCTGAAGCCCGGCCTGCACCTGACGGCGGCCGGCGGGGCCAACGGGGAGGCGCTCGCCGCGGCGGCGGGCAAGAAGCTCGGCCTGGCGGCCTTCCTCGGCAACTTCGTCCCCCCGAGCCTCGTCCAGCCGCTCGCCGACAACGCGATCTTCCCCCTCGTCGTCCTGTCCCTGGCCTTCGGCCTAGCCCTGCGCAAGCTCAAGAACATGGGCGAGGACGTGTCGAGCGTGGAGAAGGCCGTCGCGACCTTGCGCCGCGCGATGGAGGTCCTCCTCTCCTGGATCATCCAGGCCGTGCCCCTGGCGGTGTTCGGCGTGGTCGCGAGCTCGATCGGCAAGTACGGCGTGGACCCGCTGAAAGGCCTCGCCGCCTACGTCGGCGTGGGCCTGCTCGGCCTGATCCTCCACCCCCTGATCGTCTACCAAAGCTGGCTGGTCGCGTACGTGCGCATGCCGCTCGGGCGCTTCTGGCGCGAGGCGCGCGAGCCGGTGGTCTACGCGGCCGGGGCCAACTCGAGCCTCGCCACCTTGCCGGTCACGCTCAAGGCGCTCGACGGCCTCGGCGTGTCGAAGTCCTCCTCGACGCTCGGGGCCTGCGTGGGCACCAACCTCAACAACGACGGGATCATCCTCTACGAGGCGATGGCCGTGCTCTTCGTCGCGCAGGCCCACGGCCTGCACCTGACGATGGGCCAGCAGCTCTCGGCCGCGTTCTCCTGCCTGATCGCCGCGATGGGCATCGCGGGCATCCCCGAGGCGGGCTTCATCTCACTGTCGCTCGTCCTCGCCACGGTGGGACTGCCGGTCGAGCTCCTGCCGCTGCTGCTGACCGTGGACTGGATCCTGGCCCGCGCGCGCTCGGTCGTCAACGTGCTCGGCGACATGATGATCTCGATCCTCATCGACCGCGCCGCCGGCCGGCGCTTCACTTAG
- a CDS encoding trypsin-like peptidase domain-containing protein yields the protein MMKIPLFAAVVLVAALSPLRAAAPAGDAALRASLENVLTMSDEDYRDAAKSAPAGASWAGLERPALLRTGFKSLAASRRKLAVEAGLIAAGREIEADAKAAGPDADLLQETGWWSDVNAWADSHRYQYRGPTAVAAVRGGRKLSTDADKEVTRLLAAADKGNHLEAAQAYDQIAGMFAPAAPAPASVPAAKALSAKEIYQRAAPSVVLILAAEKEGAGELGTGSVVEGGRILTNAHVVVNDKTGRPFSAVRVYLKPERVSGDTKRDLQGPITAKVARFDRGLDLALLEPETKVKAGALPLGDDSSVEPGDSVVAIGHPEQGGLWTLTQGVVSTVIADLGGVKGKDAFQTDASINRGNSGGPLLDRSGAIIGVNTSMARKAADGLTITSVNFSVKSSVARRWMGGESAPPVAVAAAEAPVAEAPVIEAPKAPVEPPPAPKTKPVMLTPQAPYRIENVLEAEMREMEDLEGEMRREIESRR from the coding sequence ATGATGAAAATCCCTCTTTTCGCCGCCGTCGTGCTCGTCGCCGCCCTTTCGCCGTTGCGCGCCGCCGCTCCCGCCGGCGATGCCGCCCTGCGCGCGTCGCTCGAGAACGTGCTGACGATGTCCGACGAGGACTATCGCGACGCGGCGAAGAGCGCGCCCGCCGGGGCGAGCTGGGCCGGGCTCGAGCGCCCGGCGCTGCTGCGGACCGGATTCAAGAGCCTCGCGGCGTCGCGCCGCAAGCTCGCCGTCGAGGCGGGCCTCATCGCCGCGGGACGCGAGATCGAGGCCGACGCCAAGGCCGCGGGCCCCGACGCGGACCTGCTCCAGGAAACGGGCTGGTGGAGCGACGTCAACGCCTGGGCCGACTCGCACCGGTACCAGTACCGCGGCCCCACGGCGGTGGCCGCCGTGCGCGGCGGGCGCAAGCTGTCCACCGACGCGGATAAAGAGGTGACGCGCCTTCTGGCCGCCGCGGACAAGGGCAACCACCTCGAGGCCGCGCAGGCCTACGACCAGATCGCCGGAATGTTCGCCCCGGCCGCGCCGGCCCCCGCGTCCGTGCCCGCCGCCAAGGCCTTGTCCGCCAAGGAGATCTACCAGCGCGCCGCGCCGTCCGTCGTGCTCATCCTCGCCGCCGAGAAGGAGGGCGCGGGGGAGCTCGGCACCGGCAGCGTCGTCGAGGGCGGGCGCATCCTCACGAACGCCCACGTGGTGGTCAACGACAAGACCGGCCGTCCGTTCTCGGCGGTCCGCGTCTACCTCAAGCCCGAGCGCGTCAGCGGCGACACGAAGCGCGACCTGCAGGGGCCCATCACCGCGAAGGTCGCCCGCTTCGACCGCGGCCTCGACCTGGCGCTCCTCGAGCCCGAGACCAAGGTCAAGGCCGGCGCGCTGCCGCTCGGCGACGACTCGTCGGTCGAGCCCGGGGACTCCGTCGTCGCGATCGGCCATCCCGAGCAGGGCGGCCTGTGGACGCTCACCCAGGGCGTGGTCAGCACCGTGATCGCCGACCTCGGCGGGGTCAAGGGCAAGGACGCCTTCCAGACCGACGCGAGCATCAACCGCGGGAACTCCGGCGGGCCGCTGCTCGACCGCTCGGGCGCCATCATCGGCGTGAACACCTCGATGGCCCGCAAGGCCGCCGACGGCCTCACCATCACGAGCGTCAACTTCTCGGTGAAGTCCTCCGTCGCCCGCCGCTGGATGGGCGGCGAAAGCGCGCCGCCCGTCGCCGTCGCGGCGGCCGAGGCTCCCGTCGCCGAGGCGCCCGTCATCGAGGCTCCGAAGGCTCCCGTCGAGCCGCCGCCCGCCCCGAAGACGAAGCCCGTGATGCTGACGCCGCAGGCGCCTTACCGCATCGAGAACGTCCTCGAGGCCGAGATGAGGGAGATGGAGGACCTCGAGGGCGAGATGCGCCGCGAGATCGAATCGCGCCGCTAG
- a CDS encoding dipeptide epimerase, producing the protein MSRTAVASARVFLVESRLKRPFITAQGRRESTVNAAVLLHLKGGAEGYGEASTSIAQKHLTPAALRRALERMAVRARGRDARDWRALVDEAWARHGDLSPAVAAFEAALLSALAAEAGTDLARWLGGASRRLETDLTISASNDPEETRSAAAEAAAAGYRTLKVKIGGRADDDMARVLAVRAAAPKARLLLDGNQGFTPAGALRFVSAVLKTGADVELFEQPTPKGDLAALAFVSRRCPVPVAADESVATPADAARAADAGVTAINVKLAKSGVSRGLEIAAVARAAGLPLMIGCMAETARGLAASVHLALGTGFFRWHDLDSDVLLVEDAGERREAGWVRRGRFASLD; encoded by the coding sequence GTGTCCAGAACCGCCGTGGCGTCCGCGCGCGTCTTCCTCGTGGAATCGAGGCTCAAGCGGCCCTTCATCACCGCCCAGGGCCGGAGGGAGTCGACCGTGAACGCGGCCGTCCTCCTGCACCTGAAGGGCGGCGCGGAAGGCTATGGGGAAGCGTCGACCTCGATCGCGCAGAAGCACCTGACCCCGGCCGCCCTGCGCCGGGCCCTCGAGAGGATGGCCGTCCGCGCCCGCGGGCGGGACGCCCGCGACTGGCGCGCGCTCGTCGACGAGGCCTGGGCGCGGCACGGGGACCTGAGCCCCGCGGTCGCCGCCTTCGAGGCGGCCCTGCTGTCGGCGCTGGCGGCCGAGGCCGGGACGGACCTCGCCCGCTGGCTCGGCGGGGCGTCCCGGCGCCTCGAGACGGACCTGACGATCTCGGCCTCGAACGACCCCGAGGAGACGCGCTCGGCCGCCGCCGAGGCCGCCGCCGCCGGCTACCGGACGCTCAAGGTCAAGATCGGGGGGAGGGCGGACGACGACATGGCGCGCGTGCTCGCCGTGCGCGCGGCGGCGCCGAAGGCCCGCCTCCTGCTCGACGGCAACCAGGGGTTCACGCCGGCGGGGGCGCTGCGCTTCGTCTCGGCGGTGCTGAAGACGGGCGCGGACGTGGAGCTGTTCGAGCAGCCGACGCCGAAGGGGGACCTCGCGGCGCTGGCCTTCGTCTCCCGGCGCTGCCCCGTCCCGGTCGCCGCCGACGAGAGCGTCGCGACGCCGGCGGACGCCGCGCGCGCCGCGGACGCGGGCGTGACCGCGATCAACGTCAAGCTCGCGAAGTCGGGCGTCTCCCGCGGGCTCGAGATCGCGGCGGTCGCGCGGGCGGCGGGGCTGCCCTTGATGATCGGCTGCATGGCCGAGACCGCGCGGGGGCTCGCGGCGAGCGTCCACCTGGCGCTCGGCACCGGCTTCTTCCGCTGGCACGACCTCGACAGCGACGTCCTGCTCGTCGAGGACGCGGGAGAGCGCCGCGAGGCCGGCTGGGTCCGGCGCGGACGCTTCGCGTCCTTAGACTAG
- a CDS encoding metallophosphoesterase family protein, whose protein sequence is MVPEKLVLMASRFRTERQLRRLSRLPSHGGDKVSFAVLGDVEPSRFWIYRKLFNREGVFHDQMHELQSQDLTFTVQLGDMVSKGTRSNYESFLRHLRRAWTGRPYLTVIGNHDRSRPNGKSHSTLYRGLFGRPNYFFDHAGVRFVVLDSSAKRVTRTQLKWLRMALDFPGRKIVFTHMPPVQLSLWGGVGRVHELGGFIGGSREFADIVSAAKVSRVYMGHVHAFGVQDHGGVRYVLTGGGGSALFPSGNSDSFHHYLTVEITHSGIRERVHSHDGKVFHIPQGLVILPTHDARERRWWELV, encoded by the coding sequence ATGGTCCCGGAGAAGCTCGTCCTGATGGCTTCCCGCTTCCGCACCGAGCGGCAGCTGCGCCGCCTGTCGCGCCTGCCCAGCCACGGCGGCGACAAGGTGTCCTTCGCCGTGCTCGGCGACGTCGAGCCTTCCCGCTTCTGGATCTACCGCAAGCTGTTCAACCGCGAGGGCGTGTTCCACGACCAGATGCACGAGCTCCAGTCCCAGGACCTGACCTTCACGGTCCAGCTCGGGGACATGGTCAGCAAGGGCACCCGGTCGAACTACGAGAGCTTCCTGCGCCACCTGCGCCGGGCCTGGACGGGCCGCCCCTACCTCACGGTGATCGGCAACCATGACCGCTCCCGGCCGAACGGGAAATCCCACTCCACCCTCTACCGCGGCCTGTTCGGCCGTCCCAACTACTTCTTCGACCACGCGGGCGTGCGCTTCGTGGTCCTCGACTCGAGCGCCAAGCGCGTGACCCGGACCCAGCTCAAGTGGCTGAGGATGGCGCTCGACTTCCCCGGGCGCAAGATCGTGTTCACCCACATGCCCCCGGTCCAGCTCAGCCTGTGGGGCGGAGTCGGGCGCGTGCACGAGCTCGGCGGCTTCATCGGCGGCTCGCGGGAGTTCGCGGACATCGTTTCGGCGGCGAAGGTCAGCCGCGTCTACATGGGCCACGTGCACGCCTTCGGCGTCCAGGACCACGGCGGCGTGCGCTACGTGCTCACCGGCGGCGGCGGCTCGGCGCTGTTCCCCTCGGGCAACTCGGACAGCTTCCATCACTACCTGACCGTCGAGATCACGCACTCCGGCATCCGCGAGCGCGTGCACTCCCACGACGGCAAGGTGTTCCACATCCCGCAGGGCCTGGTGATCCTCCCCACCCACGACGCGCGCGAGCGCCGCTGGTGGGAGCTAGTCTAA